A stretch of the Zeugodacus cucurbitae isolate PBARC_wt_2022May chromosome 6, idZeuCucr1.2, whole genome shotgun sequence genome encodes the following:
- the LOC105211261 gene encoding uncharacterized protein LOC105211261, producing MVVLCSTTEDKAIALAYISLGFWAFCTLFHTLIILVHASLDTIELKRCDTALIRFVKTSPIDFHFNSLFGDLLRTGASFILLKAINDCNTNMLVNFLRFKYIEVFLLLILFMVSCFREEANAFVKAYYTMSLVLDLAMLYIIFKYCCELLANK from the exons ATGGTTGTTCTGTGCTCTACGACAGAGGATAAAGCTATTGCTTTAGCCTATATCAGTTTAGGATTTTGGGCATTTTGCACATTATTCCATACATTGATTATACTGGTGCATGCCAGTTTGGATACCATAGAACTGAAACGCTGTGATACGGCGTTAATTAGATTTGTGAAGA CATCGCCCATTGATTTTCACTTCAATTCGCTGTTTGGTGATTTACTACGCACTGGTGCCTCATTTATACTACTCAAAGCAATTAATGAC tgcaaCACCAATATGCTTGTGAACTTTTTGCGCTTCAAATATATTGAAGTATTTCTTCTACTCATTTTATTTATGGTCAGCTGCTTTAGAGAAGAAGCGAATGCCTTTGTGAAGGCTTATTATACGATGTCGCTGG tTCTTGATTTGGCAAtgctttatattatattcaaatattgctGCGAGCTCTTGGCCAATAAGTGA